A single Panthera tigris isolate Pti1 chromosome A3, P.tigris_Pti1_mat1.1, whole genome shotgun sequence DNA region contains:
- the LOC122237354 gene encoding trifunctional enzyme subunit beta, mitochondrial, which yields MTSILTYTLKNLPSTSKWALRFSLRPLSCSSQLRAAPAAQTKSKKTLAKPNIRNIVVVEGVRIPFLQSGTSYKELMPHDLARAALLGLLHRTNVPKDVVDYIIFGTVIQEVKTSNVAREAALGAGFSDKTPAHTVTMACISANQAMTTGVGLIASGQCDVVVAGGVELMSDVPIRHSRKMRKMLLDLNKAKTLGQRLSLVSKFRLNFLSPELPAVAEFSTSETMGHSADRLAAAFAVSRLDQDEYALRSHSLAKKAQDEGLLSDVVPFKVPGKDTVTKDNGIRPSSLEQMAKLKPAFIKPYGTVTAANSSFLTDGASAMLIMAEEKALAMGYKPKAYLRDFVYVSQDPKDQLLLGPTYATPKVLERAGLTMTDIDAFEFHEAFSGQILANFKAMDSDWFAQNYMGRKTKVGSPPLEKFNNWGGSLSLGHPIGATGCRLVMAAANRLRKEGGQYGLVAACAAGGQGHAMIVEAYPK from the coding sequence ATGACTTCCATCTTGACTTACACGCTTAAAAATCTTCCCAGTACATCAAAATGGGCCCTCAGATTTTCTTTAAGACCTCTAAGCTGTTCCTCCCAGCTACGAGCTGCCCCAGCCGCCCAGACCAAGTCAAAGAAAACCTTAGCCAAACCCAATATAAGGAATATTGTGGTGGTGGAGGGTGTTCGCATTCCATTTTTGCAGTCGGGCACTTCATATAAGGAACTGATGCCACATGATTTGGCTAGAGCAGCACTTTTGGGTTTGCTGCATCGGACCAATGTCCCGAAGGATGTTGTTGATTATATCATCTTTGGCACAGTTATACAGGAAGTGAAGACTAGCAATGTGGCTAGAGAGGCTGCCCTGGGAGCTGGCTTCTCTGACAAgactcctgctcacactgtcacCATGGCTTGCATCTCTGCCAACCAAGCCATGACCACAGGTGTTGGCTTGATTGCCTCTGGGCAGTGCGATGTGGTCGTGGCAGGTGGTGTAGAGTTAATGTCTGATGTCCCTATTCGTCATtcaaggaaaatgaggaagatgTTGCTTGATCTCAATAAGGCCAAGACTCTGGGTCAGCGACTGTCTTTAGTCTCTAAATTCAGATTGAATTTCCTGTCACCCGAGCTCCCTGCGGTGGCCGAGTTCTCCACCAGTGAGACCATGGGCCACTCTGCAGACCGACTGGCCGCTGCCTTTGCTGTTTCTCGACTGGACCAGGATGAGTACGCGCTGCGCTCTCACAGCCTGGCCAAGAAGGCCCAGGATGAAGGACTCCTGTCTGATGTTGTGCCCTTCAAAGTACCAGGAAAAGATACAGTTACCAAAGATAATGGCATTCGTCCTTCGTCTCTGGAGCAGATGGCCAAACTAAAACCTGCATTCATCAAGCCCTATGGCACAGTGACGGCTGCAAATTCTTCTTTCCTGACTGATGGTGCATCTGCAATGCTGATAATGGCAGAGGAGAAAGCTCTGGCCATGGGTTATAAGCCAAAGGCATATTTGAGGGATTTTGTGTATGTGTCTCAGGATCCAAAAGATCAACTTTTACTTGGACCAACTTACGCTACTCCAAAAGTTCTGGAAAGGGCAGGATTAACAATGACTGATATCGATGCTTTTGAATTTCATGAAGCATTCTCAGGTCAGATTTTGGCTAATTTTAAAGCCATGGATTCTGATTGGTTTGCACAAAATTACATGGGTAGAAAAACCAAGGTTGGGTCACCTCCTTTGGAGAAGTTTAACAACTGGGGTGGATCGCTGTCCCTGGGACACCCAATTGGAGCTACTGGCTGCCGGTTGGTCATGGCAGCTGCCAACAGATTACGGAAGGAGGGAGGCCAGTATGGCTTGGTGGCTGCCTGTGCCGCTGGAGGGCAGGGCCATGCGATGATAGTGGAAGCTTatccaaaataa